The Coffea arabica cultivar ET-39 chromosome 4e, Coffea Arabica ET-39 HiFi, whole genome shotgun sequence genome includes a window with the following:
- the LOC113741541 gene encoding protein Brevis radix-like 2, with protein sequence MLTCIACSNQHLNAASLPQPQHDDDDDAAAAAISTPSTRQAIKALTSQIKDIAIKASGAYKNCKPCSGSSNHHNNRGDACADSEPGSVSGRYHFSYARAAAAAGSSNSTPRRPWGREMESRLKVLSSGETTPASVSGRTESAVFMEEDEPKEWVAQVEPGVLITFVSLPQGGNDLKRIRFSREMFNKWQAQRWWAENYDKVMELYNVQKFNQQAVPLPTPPRSEDEISKMESAEDSPATPPLNKERLPRNFHRALGMGHYSSDSLENHPMHPRTYYESAGLTSTPKLSSISAARTETSSIDASARSSLSREADCSGELSVSNASDMESEWVEQDEPGVYITIRALPGGNRELRRVRFSRERFGEMQARLWWEANRARIQEQYL encoded by the exons ATGTTGACTTGTATAGCTTGCTCTAACCAACACCTCAATGCCGCATCTCTTCCCCAACCCCAGCATGATGATGACGACGACGCCGCCGCCGCCGCTATTTCCACTCCCTCCACTAGACAAGCCATCAAAGCCCTCACTTCTCAA ATCAAGGACATTGCAATAAAGGCTTCGGGTGCGTACAAGAACTGCAAGCCCTGTTCTGGCTCTTCCAACCACCACAATAACCGCGGGGATGCCTGCGCCGATTCCGAACCCGGCTCTGTCTCCGGCCGCTATCACTTCTCCTACGCTAGAGCAGCTGCTGCTGCTGGTAGCTCCAATTCTACGCCTAGGCGGCCCTGGGGGAGGGAAATGGAATCCAGATTGAAAGTGCTTTCCAGCGGCGAAACCACGCCCGCCTCCGTCAGCGGCCGGACCGAGTCGGCCGTGTTTATGGAAGAAGACGAGCCCAAGGAATGGGTCGCTCAGGTCGAGCCTGGCGTCCTTATCACATTTGTTTCGCTTCCTCAAGGAGGGAATGATCTCAAACGAATTCGCTTCAG TCGTGAGATGTTTAACAAATGGCAAGCTCAACGATGGTGGGCGGAGAACTATGACAAGGTAATGGAGCTATACAATGTCCAGAAGTTCAATCAGCAAGCAGTACCGCTGCCAACTCCACCAAGATCTGAAGATGAG ATCTCAAAAATGGAATCTGCTGAAGACAGCCCTGCAACACCACCACTAAACAAAGAACGCTTACCCAGAAATTTCCACCGTGCACTTGGGATGGGCCATTATTCGTCAGATTCACTTGAAAACCACCCTATGCATCCTCGTACTTACTACGAGTCAGCGGGGCTTACTTCAACCCCAAAACTTTCAAGCATCAGTGCTGCAAGAACTGAGACATCATCCATCGATGCTTCTGCACGGAGTAGTTTATCTAGAGAAGCTGACTGCTCGGGAGAGCTCTCAGTTAGCAATGCCAGTGATATGGAATCCGAGTGGGTTGAGCAAGATGAGCCTGGGGTTTACATAACAATCAGGGCCTTGCCAGGTGGAAACAGAGAACTTAGACGGGTCCGATTTAG CCGAGAAAGATTTGGAGAAATGCAGGCAAGATTGTGGTGGGAAGCAAATAGAGCCAGGATTCAAGAACAATACTTGTAA
- the LOC113743036 gene encoding ASI1-immunoprecipitated protein 1-like codes for MAASAEEYAAFEERVRRTVYMDNLSPQVTENVLKAALDQFVNVVNVQFIPNYINPQSLPRAALVEMETLNQASAIIAEIADSPFMVLGMPRPVRACAAEVEMFDSRPKKPGRKITYKWLDHEDPDFEVARKIKVLTRKHAAETEFLLNHQLKEEENLANQQLETLKAHYKKYELIDGVLSDNTAKKLADRYRIPLSDA; via the exons ATGGCAGCTTCAGCTGAAGAATATGCGGCGTTTGAAGAAAGGGTGAGAAGAACAGTCTATATGGATAACCTGTCACCTCAGGTGACAGAGAATGTTCTGAAAGCCGCTTTGGATCAATTTGTCAATGTCGTAAATGTCCAATTCATTCCCAACTATATCAACCCACAGAGCCTCCCACGAGCTGCTTTGGTGGAGATGGAAACTCTGAATCAGGCCTCTGCGATCATTGCTGAGATTGCTGATTCCCCTTTTATGGTTCTTGGGATGCCAAGACCTGTCAGAGCATGCGCTGCAGAAGTAGAAATGTTTGACAGTCGTCCAAAGAAACCTGGCAGGAAGATCACTTACAAGTGGCTGGACCACGAAGATCCTGATTTTGAGGTTGCCAGGAAGATTAAGGTTTTGACCAGAAAGCATGCTGCTGAAACCGAATTCCTGCTCAAT CATCAACTCAAGGAGGAGGAAAACCTTGCAAACCAGCAGCTGGAGACCTTGAAAGCGCACTATAAGAAATATGAGTTGATAGATGGTGTCCTATCTGACAATACTGCCAAGAAATTAGCAGATCGATACAGGATACCTCTTTCAGATGCTTGA
- the LOC113742167 gene encoding uncharacterized protein: MVSGARIDGGGTTQIVSAGLMKTIQSIKEIVGNHTDGDIYAALKETNMDPNDAAQKLLYQDPFHEVKRKKDKKKENPGYTSSAAAEPKRYLEHGGQAVKLNTYSDRNMRRLTHVRNTSSGFSREFRVVRDNRVNQNSYQDSKPVQSSTSISDPTVNNASVKSTSAGVSMNQKPHFGRQAFQVSNGPTDLQSGQSKDGIMSVPVKKDLFGERQQTVPNTALQVLSVKPNDSEIPSTASLNNSVVGVYSSSSDPVHVPSPDSRAASKIGAIKREVGAVGAQRQNSDPSARFSSSQNSSFSTLHLGREGPSSRESPRSFGNVSKGDQSSQNVLPESAAMTRSFPNSQYTGRGHQLMGHQKAPQPNKEWKPKSSRKPTVNDPGIIGMPTSAAASPVDSSKDVGSEAAQLEDKLSHVNMSDNQNVIIAAHIRVSETDRCRLTFGSLGADFETTKSGFQAVPSAEETNMEPSGCLPASSAPESSTNDSASSRPQDLIDDHVRNSGSGSPASVSVSDHQLLDKKEVSNAQNLENYPDVGLVQDSSASYVPPDSQQQQDTSELPNFSAYDAQTGYDISYFGPTVDEHVRGHRLPSPQEVLNSHAANSIPSSSMGMVQQQQPMAQMYPQLHVSHFANLLPYRQFLSPVYVPPMAVPGYSSNPAYPHPSNGSSYVLMPGTSSHLTANGLKYGIQQFKPVPAGSPTGFGNFTSPTGYAVNAPGVVGSATGLEDSSRLKYKDGNLYAPNPQVETSEIWMNPRDLQSASYYNMPGQTPHAAAYLPSHTSHASYNAAAAVAQSSHMQFPGLYHPPPQPAAIANPHHLGSAMGGNVGVAAAAPGGQVGAYQHSQLSHLNWTGNF; encoded by the exons ATGGTCTCCGGTGCGAGAATCGATGGAGGAGGGACGACGCAAATTGTATCGGCAGGGCTGATGAAAACCATTCAATCAATCAAAGAAATAGTGGGCAATCACACTGATGGTGACATATATGCTGCCCTTAAAGAGACCAATATGGATCCTAACGACGCTGCTCAAAAATTGCTTTATCAAG ATCCATTTCATGAAGTGAAGAGAAAAAAGGACAAGAAGAAAGAG AATCCAGGATACACGAGTTCTGCAGCTGCAGAACCAAAAAGATATCTTGAGCATGGAGGTCAAGCAGTGAAATTGAATACTTATTCCGACCGCAATATGAGAAGACTTACCCATGTTCGCAATACTTCATCGG GATTCAGTCGTGAGTTTCGTGTTGTACGTGACAACAGAGTTAATCAGAATTCTTACCAAGATTCAAAGCCTGTGCAAAGTTCAACTTCTATCAGTGATCCAACGGTTAATAATGCTTCTGTAAAGAG TACCTCTGCAGGAGTTTCTATGAATCAAAAGCCACATTTTGGACGCCAAGCATTTCAAGTTTCGAATGGCCCTACTGATTTACAATCTGGGCAATCCAAGGATGGTATTATGAGTGTCCCTGTGAAGAAAGATTTGTTTGGGGAGAGGCAGCAAACAGTTCCTAATACTGCTCTACAGGTGCTGTCTGTGAAGCCAAATGATTCCGAGATACCTTCTACAGCATCACTGAATAATTCTGTAGTTGGggtttattcttcttcttcggACCCTGTTCATGTGCCATCTCCTGATTCCAGAGCAGCTTCTAAGATTGGGGCTATAAAACGTGAAGTTGGTGCTGTGGGTGCTCAGCGTCAGAATTCTGATCCTTCTGCTAGATTTTCATCTTCCCAGAACAGCTCCTTTTCAACTTTGCATCTGGGACGGGAAGGCCCCTCCTCAAGAGAATCACCACGTTCTTTTGGTAATGTATCTAAAGGTGACCAATCTAGTCAAAATGTACTACCTGAATCGGCAGCTATGACTAGGTCATTCCCAAACAGTCAATATACTGGCAGGGGCCATCAACTTATGGGTCATCAAAAAg CCCCTCAGCCTAATAAGGAGTGGAAACCAAAATCAAGCCGGAAACCAACTGTTAATGATCCTGGAATTATTGGAATGCCTACTAGTGCTGCTGCTTCTCCAGTTGACAGCTCCAAAGATGTGGGAAGTGAAGCAGCTCAGTTGGAAGATAAGCTGTCACATGTAAACATGTCTGACAACCAGAATGTCATCATAGCTGCTCATATTCGTGTATCTGAGACTGACCGCTGTCGGCTTACCTTTGGCAGCTTGGGGGCTGATTTTGAGACCACAAAGTCTGGCTTTCAAGCAGTTCCAAGTGCAGAAGAAACTAACATGGAGCCTTCTGGATG TTTACCAGCCTCTTCTGCTCCCGAATCATCGACCAATGACTCTGCAAGTAGCAGGCCCCAAGATTTGATAGATGACCATGTTCGAAATTCAGGATCTGGTTCACCAGCATCAGTTTCAGTGTCTGACCATCAACTCCTTGATAAGAAAGAGGTTTCAAATGCACAGAACTTGGAAAATTATCCAGATGTTGGATTGGTCCAAGACAGCAGTGCATCTTATGTTCCACCAGACTCACAACAGCAGCAAGATACTTCTGAATTGCCAAATTTCTCG GCATATGATGCCCAAACTGGTTATGACATTTCGTACTTTGGACCAACAGTTGATGAACATGTCCGGGGACACAGGTTACCGTCACCGCAGGAG GTCCTTAACTCGCATGCCGCAAATAGTATCCCTTCTTCATCAATGGGTATGGTTCAGCAGCAGCAACCGATGGCTCAGATGTATCCCCAACTTCATGTTTCCCATTTTGCTAATCTTTTGCCCTATCGTCAGTTTCTCTCTCCTGTCTATGTTCCACCAATGGCTGTGCCTGGTTACTCCAGCAACCCTGCCTATCCTCATCCCTCAAATGGCAGCAGTTACGTGTTGATGCCTGGTACTAGCTCCCATTTAACTGCTAATGGGCTTAAGTATGGAATCCAACAATTCAAACCAGTTCCGGCAGGCAGTCCTACAGGGTTTGGGAATTTTACTAGTCCAACTGGTTATGCTGTCAATGCTCCTGGTGTTGTTGGAAGTGCGACAGGCCTTGAAGATTCATCTCGGCTCAAATACAAAGATGGCAACTTGTATGCTCCTAATCCACAG GTGGAGACATCTGAAATTTGGATGAATCCAAGGGACCTGCAATCAGCTTCATACTACAACATGCCTGGACAAACCCCGCATGCTGCTGCTTATTTGCCATCCCATACTAGTCATGCTTCATACAATGCGGCTGCTGCGGTTGCACAATCTTCTCATATGCAGTTCCCAGGCTTGTATCATCCTCCTCCGCAGCCTGCTGCTATTGCCAATCCCCATCATTTAGGCTCTGCCATGGGTGGCAATGTTGGGGTTGCTGCCGCGGCACCTGGAGGTCAAGTCGGTGCCTATCAGCATTCTCAGTTGAGTCACCTGAATTGGAcaggaaacttttga
- the LOC113742984 gene encoding protein BIG GRAIN 1-like B — protein sequence MDNHHKYCYRKERENSSPSFSSTLLDAIYRSIDETEHPQEGQDELVLYKETMRKKHSSNLSNFRADHAGFKDEIDMANFQRACLIEKWMEKKVVVRRKSAADFERKSRNEDAAAFFNSSSSSSDSSSGGGFSSSEAESVYGASARSSSCYGYGLHKPKPIRTSVSAHQPEKLNKRNKDFNCNMYEDGGHNHQPKPKQEGGAFVKTKSRALKIYGDLKKVKQPISPGGRLASFLNSIFTAGNAKKAKISSSNNIGIGVYDDATSERKVKSANASTCSSASSFSRSCLSKTPSCRGKSSNGMKRSVRFCPVSVIVDEDCQPCGQKSLYDDKPSMDLDAVKNSIRSSIAEELKFHVMEKNRKVEEAARDLLRNFQKKVEREQFDRRNAGIESQVFDDHVVDDEDEEEDDDLDDDAASYASSDLFELDNLSAIGMERYREELPVYETTNLGTNRAIASGLIL from the coding sequence ATGGATAATCATCACAAGTATTGTTAtcgaaaagagagagaaaactcCAGCCCTTCATTCTCTTCCACCCTTCTTGACGCAATTTACCGTTCAATTGACGAAACTGAGCACCCTCAGGAAGGGCAAGACGAGTTGGTCCTGTATAAGGAAACCATGAGGAAGAAGCATAGCAGCAACCTGAGCAACTTCAGAGCTGATCATGCTGGCTTTAAAGATGAGATAGACATGGCTAATTTTCAAAGGGCTTGCTTGATTGAGAAGTGGATGGAGAAAAAGGTTGTTGTGCGAAGGAAATCTGCAGCCGATTTTGAAAGAAAGTCGAGAAATGAGGATGCTGCTGCTTTTTTCAACTCCAGCTCCAGCTCCTCGGATTCCAGTTCTGGTGGAGGCTTTTCATCTTCAGAAGCTGAATCTGTCTACGGGGCTTCAGCAAGATCATCATCTTGCTACGGATATGGCTTGCACAAGCCCAAGCCAATAAGGACAAGCGTTTCAGCTCATCAGCCTGAAAAACTCAACAAGCGTAACAAAGATTTCAACTGCAACATGTATGAAGATGGAGGTCATAATCACCAGCCCAAACCTAAGCAAGAAGGTGGGGCCTTTGTTAAAACAAAATCCAGGGCTTTAAAGATCtatggtgatttgaaaaaagtGAAGCAGCCAATCTCCCCTGGTGGTCGACTGGCCAGTTTCTTGAACTCTATATTCACTGCGGGTAATGCTAAGAAAGCCAAGATTTCGTCCTCCAACAATATTGGAATTGGAGTATATGATGACGCAACTTCCGAAAGAAAGGTGAAGTCTGCCAATGCATCGACATGTTCGTCAGCTTCTTCATTTTCAAGGTCATGCTTAAGCAAGACTCCATCTTGTAGAGGAAAATCCAGCAATGGTATGAAAAGATCTGTCAGGTTCTGTCCGGTTAGTGTCATCGTGGACGAGGATTGTCAACCATGTGGGCAGAAATCTTTGTACGACGATAAGCCGAGCATGGATTTGGACGCAGTTAAGAATAGTATTAGGAGTTCGATAGCAGAGGAGCTGAAGTTTCACGTTATGGAAAAGAATCGTAAAGTGGAGGAAGCTGCTAGAGATTTATTAAGGAATTTCCAGAAGAAGGTCGAGCGTGAGCAGTTTGACAGGAGAAATGCAGGGATTGAATCCCAAGTGTTTGATGATCATGTCGTCGATGATGAAgacgaagaagaagatgatgatcttgatgaTGATGCTGCAAGTTATGCAAGTTCTGATCTTTTTGAGCTTGATAACCTTTCTGCTATCGGGATGGAGAGGTATCGCGAAGAATTGCCTGTCTACGAAACTACTAATCTGGGCACCAACAGAGCCATTGCCAGTGGCTTGATTTTGTAA